A stretch of Chryseobacterium viscerum DNA encodes these proteins:
- a CDS encoding alpha/beta fold hydrolase, which translates to MKTELNYINLSYQTNSQKEYHIPLSYQLFGKDLFTAPIILINHALTGNSDVSGEKGWWKQLVGKNQIVDTDQYTVLCFNIPGNGYDDFLIEDYEDFTPSDIAAIFLKGLEVLHIKNLYAIIGGSLGGGIAWEMLAKQPDLAEIFIPIACDYRTHDWLHAQCLVQKFLLNDKEEPLQKARIHAMLCYRTPQSLNDRFQNQYNQEKQRLESEDWLIYHGNALNERFSLKAYKLMNHLLMNINADESSMENIQARMHMISVDTDLFFPASEIRMCFENLKEKNKDVSYYEIQSIHGHDAFLMEYQQLNNIIKNILQK; encoded by the coding sequence TTGAAAACAGAACTAAACTATATTAATCTTTCGTATCAAACCAATTCCCAAAAGGAATATCATATCCCGTTAAGCTATCAGCTTTTTGGGAAAGATCTGTTTACAGCACCTATCATTTTAATCAATCATGCTCTTACCGGAAACTCAGATGTATCCGGAGAAAAAGGCTGGTGGAAACAATTGGTAGGAAAAAATCAAATTGTTGATACTGATCAATATACTGTTCTGTGCTTCAATATACCCGGAAACGGATATGACGATTTTTTAATTGAAGATTATGAAGATTTCACGCCTTCAGATATCGCTGCGATATTTCTGAAAGGGCTTGAAGTGTTACATATCAAAAATCTATACGCCATTATCGGAGGCTCTCTGGGAGGAGGAATAGCATGGGAAATGCTTGCCAAGCAGCCGGACCTCGCAGAAATATTTATTCCTATAGCCTGTGATTACAGAACACACGATTGGCTTCATGCACAATGTCTGGTTCAGAAATTTTTATTGAATGATAAAGAGGAACCATTACAGAAAGCAAGAATTCATGCTATGCTTTGTTACAGAACACCACAGTCGCTCAATGACAGATTTCAAAACCAATATAACCAGGAAAAACAACGCCTGGAATCAGAAGACTGGTTGATTTATCATGGTAATGCACTAAACGAAAGATTTAGTTTAAAAGCTTACAAGCTGATGAATCATCTTTTGATGAATATCAATGCTGATGAATCATCTATGGAGAACATACAGGCACGAATGCACATGATCTCCGTAGATACAGACTTATTCTTCCCGGCTTCTGAAATCCGAATGTGTTTTGAAAACTTAAAAGAGAAAAATAAGGATGTTTCTTATTACGAGATCCAATCTATACACGGGCATGACGCCTTCCTAATGGAATATCAACAATTAAATAATATCATTAAAAACATTTTACAGAAGTAA
- a CDS encoding MGH1-like glycoside hydrolase domain-containing protein — MTAEKERLQDTKWKNWGPYVSNRQWGNVREDYSSNGNAWDFTNHNNAESYAYRWGEEGIAGISDVKQLFCFAFSFWNRKDKMIKERFFGLSNPQGNHGEDIKEIFYYLDNTPTHSYMKMVYKYPINEFPYDELLAENGRRSKKEPEYEIFDTGIFDNDEYFDIFIEYCKADHNDILARVTVCNRSQHGAPIVVAPTAWFRNNWKWGYNTYKGELNASHDGSINIGHDSISIKKIYTRNSNAQSIFCDNETNTSRLYGTPKTENMYFKDGINNFIIHQGNTVNPEKKGTKASFLIDEIVGAGESKIFEFRLCPDKTDEPFENFDTIFDTRQAEAEEFYNDIQNDTVNEDERNVQRQAFAGLLWNKQFYHYNIGKWLKGDPNFEAPRNFNEYVRNTEWNHLHNKDIISMPDKWEYPWYATWDLAFHCVPFSIIDAEFAKGQLLLLTKEWYMHPNGQLPAYEWNMSDVNPPVHAWSCFRVFKIDEKNNGKPDLLFLEKVFQKLLLNFTWWVNRKDKNGKNIFGGGFLGLDNIGAFDRNMVLKDGQHLEQADGTSWMAMYALNMMRIAMELAQYYQVYEDMAIKFFEHYLYIAEAMENLGEGTKGLWNEEDGFFYDVLQLGNGDSVSLRLRSIVGLIPLFAVEIVDHRLLEKMPNFRSRMEWILKNKPELTKLVSHWDEEGHGRKHLMSILRKNRLTKVLTRMLDENEFLSSYGIRAMSKVYEENPFVFSVHGNENMVYYTPAESDSRMFGGNSNWRGPIWFPINFLIVESLQRFHYYYGNSLKVELPTGSGDKRNLDEVAQNISKRLCSIFLKDEHGQRAFNGGNPKFNYDEHFRDYITFFEYFHGDNGRGVGASHQTGWTATVAKLIKPRLTF; from the coding sequence ATGACCGCCGAAAAAGAAAGATTACAAGATACCAAATGGAAAAACTGGGGACCTTATGTAAGCAACCGACAATGGGGAAATGTACGTGAAGATTACAGCTCAAACGGGAATGCCTGGGATTTTACCAATCATAATAACGCCGAAAGCTATGCTTACCGTTGGGGAGAGGAAGGCATCGCTGGAATTTCTGATGTAAAACAGTTGTTCTGTTTTGCTTTTTCATTCTGGAACAGGAAAGATAAAATGATAAAAGAACGGTTCTTCGGATTGAGCAACCCACAGGGAAATCATGGGGAAGACATCAAAGAAATCTTTTATTACCTGGACAATACACCTACTCACAGCTATATGAAAATGGTGTATAAATATCCTATCAATGAGTTTCCATATGATGAACTTCTTGCTGAAAACGGAAGACGCAGTAAAAAGGAACCGGAATATGAGATTTTCGATACCGGAATTTTTGATAACGATGAATATTTTGATATTTTCATTGAATATTGTAAAGCTGATCACAATGATATTCTGGCCAGAGTAACTGTCTGTAACCGAAGCCAGCATGGGGCTCCCATTGTAGTGGCCCCTACTGCCTGGTTCAGAAACAACTGGAAATGGGGATACAATACCTATAAAGGAGAACTGAATGCTTCTCATGACGGAAGTATTAACATTGGGCATGACAGTATTTCTATCAAAAAAATCTATACCCGGAATTCAAATGCACAAAGTATATTTTGTGACAATGAAACCAATACGTCCAGGCTTTACGGAACTCCTAAAACGGAGAATATGTATTTCAAAGATGGCATCAATAACTTCATTATTCATCAGGGAAACACTGTAAACCCTGAAAAAAAGGGTACAAAAGCTTCTTTTCTGATTGATGAAATTGTAGGAGCAGGCGAATCTAAAATTTTTGAATTCAGATTATGTCCTGATAAAACGGATGAACCTTTTGAAAATTTTGATACTATTTTCGATACCCGACAAGCAGAAGCTGAGGAGTTTTATAACGATATTCAGAATGATACTGTCAATGAAGATGAAAGAAATGTTCAGAGACAGGCTTTTGCCGGACTTCTCTGGAATAAGCAATTCTATCATTACAACATCGGAAAATGGCTGAAAGGTGATCCTAACTTTGAAGCTCCGAGAAATTTCAATGAATATGTAAGAAATACGGAATGGAATCACCTTCACAATAAGGATATTATTTCCATGCCTGACAAATGGGAATATCCATGGTATGCTACCTGGGATCTGGCATTTCACTGTGTACCTTTTTCCATCATTGATGCAGAATTTGCCAAGGGACAACTTTTGTTGCTTACCAAAGAATGGTACATGCATCCCAACGGACAGCTTCCAGCTTATGAATGGAATATGAGTGATGTGAATCCTCCTGTACATGCATGGTCCTGCTTCCGTGTTTTTAAAATTGATGAAAAAAACAATGGAAAGCCGGATTTATTATTCTTAGAAAAAGTATTCCAGAAGCTGCTGCTGAATTTTACGTGGTGGGTGAACCGAAAAGATAAAAACGGTAAAAATATTTTCGGGGGCGGTTTCCTTGGGCTCGATAATATCGGAGCTTTTGACCGGAATATGGTTTTAAAAGACGGCCAGCATCTTGAACAGGCAGACGGAACAAGCTGGATGGCCATGTATGCATTGAATATGATGCGTATTGCTATGGAACTTGCCCAGTATTATCAGGTGTATGAAGATATGGCGATCAAATTTTTTGAACATTATCTTTATATCGCTGAAGCTATGGAAAACCTGGGCGAAGGAACGAAAGGACTGTGGAATGAAGAGGATGGATTCTTTTATGATGTACTGCAGCTTGGAAACGGAGACAGTGTATCTTTGAGATTAAGAAGTATTGTAGGCCTGATCCCATTATTTGCTGTTGAGATCGTAGACCACCGTCTACTGGAAAAGATGCCGAATTTCAGAAGCAGAATGGAATGGATCTTAAAAAATAAACCGGAACTTACTAAACTTGTTTCTCACTGGGACGAGGAAGGTCATGGAAGAAAACACCTGATGAGCATCCTCCGCAAAAACAGACTGACAAAAGTTCTGACAAGAATGCTTGATGAAAATGAGTTTCTAAGTTCTTACGGAATCCGCGCCATGTCTAAAGTATACGAAGAAAATCCTTTTGTATTCTCTGTGCATGGTAATGAGAATATGGTCTATTATACTCCTGCAGAAAGTGACAGCCGAATGTTTGGAGGAAACAGCAACTGGCGCGGACCGATTTGGTTTCCTATCAATTTCCTGATTGTGGAAAGCCTGCAGCGCTTTCATTATTATTATGGAAACAGCCTGAAAGTAGAACTTCCAACAGGAAGCGGCGATAAAAGAAATCTTGATGAAGTAGCCCAGAATATCAGCAAAAGACTTTGTTCGATATTTTTAAAGGATGAGCATGGGCAACGGGCTTTCAATGGAGGCAATCCAAAATTCAATTATGATGAACATTTCAGAGATTATATCACCTTCTTTGAATATTTCCATGGAGATAACGGCCGTGGTGTAGGAGCTTCTCACCAAACAGGATGGACAGCCACTGTAGCAAAACTGATAAAACCAAGACTTACCTTTTAA
- a CDS encoding OsmC family protein: MKITLNRINDDFLFECTNAQGNSILLDNTSQPGAKGVSPMESVLMAVAGCSGIDVVSILKKQRQNITGFQAEVEGERVQVDDAKPFKSINVKFLLEGEIDPKKALKAAELSFEKYCSVSKTLEPNVEIGYEVYVNGEKI; the protein is encoded by the coding sequence ATGAAAATTACACTTAACAGAATAAACGACGATTTTTTATTTGAATGTACCAATGCACAGGGAAATTCTATTCTTTTGGATAATACTTCCCAGCCGGGAGCCAAAGGAGTTTCCCCAATGGAAAGTGTGCTGATGGCAGTCGCTGGATGCAGCGGAATTGATGTGGTTTCGATTTTAAAGAAACAGCGCCAGAATATTACAGGATTTCAGGCAGAGGTAGAAGGAGAAAGAGTACAGGTAGATGATGCGAAACCTTTCAAATCCATCAATGTGAAATTTCTTTTAGAAGGAGAAATTGATCCTAAAAAAGCACTGAAGGCTGCAGAACTTTCTTTTGAAAAATACTGTTCCGTATCAAAAACCTTAGAACCGAATGTAGAAATCGGATACGAAGTCTATGTAAACGGAGAAAAAATTTAA
- a CDS encoding DUF58 domain-containing protein, producing MKNLYINTRLFFTLIGVGILYVLAFFFPVMMWVAHIVLLICFLAAIVDFLLLFNQKNALQAQRILPEKLSNGDENFVKIDIKNNYSFTIATKIIDEIPFQFQKRDFLIEKQIASGANTFFQYSLEPKERGEYHFGGLNVYASSPLGFISKRFIFQKDAMLPSYPSFIHLRKYELMAIQSEFLLGGIKRVRKLGHTMEFEQIKEYVPGDDIRTINWKATSKTNRLMVNQFQDEKSQRIFMLIDKGRTMKMPFNGLSLLDYSINATMALSHIILRKGDRAGMMTFSKKAENKIAADNKSGQLKKISEALYNIKTDFFESDFNRLYQDVKYSINQRSLILLFTNFETLDGLNRQLKYLRGIAKNHLLVVVFFKNSELQTLINKNPENMQEIYDEIIAEKFEFEKKLIIQELRKYGIYTVYTLPENLNIDVINKYLEIKARGIL from the coding sequence ATGAAAAACTTATACATCAATACACGTCTCTTTTTTACACTCATCGGAGTGGGGATTCTGTATGTCCTTGCATTCTTCTTTCCTGTGATGATGTGGGTAGCCCATATTGTACTCCTGATTTGCTTTCTTGCGGCAATAGTAGATTTTCTATTGCTTTTTAATCAAAAAAATGCATTACAGGCTCAAAGGATTCTGCCGGAAAAATTGTCCAACGGAGATGAGAATTTTGTGAAAATTGATATTAAAAATAATTACAGCTTTACTATAGCGACTAAGATTATTGATGAAATTCCGTTCCAGTTTCAGAAAAGAGATTTTTTGATTGAAAAGCAGATTGCTTCAGGTGCGAATACATTCTTTCAATATTCACTAGAGCCCAAAGAAAGAGGAGAATATCATTTTGGAGGTTTGAATGTTTATGCATCATCACCATTGGGATTCATCTCAAAAAGATTTATTTTCCAGAAAGATGCTATGCTTCCTTCTTATCCATCCTTTATTCATCTCAGAAAATATGAGCTTATGGCCATTCAGAGTGAATTTTTATTAGGCGGAATCAAAAGAGTCAGAAAGCTGGGACACACTATGGAATTTGAGCAGATTAAAGAATATGTTCCAGGAGATGATATCAGAACGATCAACTGGAAAGCAACATCCAAGACCAATCGTCTGATGGTAAACCAGTTTCAGGATGAAAAATCACAGCGTATCTTTATGTTGATTGATAAAGGGAGAACGATGAAAATGCCTTTCAACGGATTAAGTTTATTGGATTATTCTATCAATGCAACCATGGCGCTGTCTCATATCATTTTGAGAAAAGGGGACAGAGCCGGAATGATGACTTTTTCCAAAAAAGCTGAAAATAAAATTGCTGCCGATAACAAATCCGGACAGCTGAAAAAAATCTCTGAAGCGCTTTATAATATCAAAACAGATTTCTTTGAAAGTGATTTCAACCGTTTGTATCAGGATGTAAAATACTCCATCAATCAAAGAAGTTTAATTTTGCTTTTCACCAATTTTGAGACACTGGACGGATTGAACCGGCAGCTGAAATATTTACGTGGAATCGCTAAAAACCATTTGCTGGTAGTTGTATTCTTCAAAAACTCTGAACTGCAGACGCTGATTAACAAAAATCCTGAAAATATGCAGGAAATATACGATGAGATCATTGCCGAAAAATTTGAATTTGAAAAGAAACTGATCATTCAGGAACTCCGCAAATATGGAATTTATACCGTATATACACTTCCGGAAAATTTGAATATCGATGTTATCAATAAATATCTGGAGATAAAAGCGAGAGGAATTTTATAA
- a CDS encoding AAA family ATPase, whose translation MENFDNPNIENQSSIDLNKQEEQFQSRIDMIELRTSLEKVKSEIGKVIVGQEKMIEHLLAALLSNGHVLIEGVPGVAKTITAKLLARTIDVGFSRIQFTPDLMPSDILGTSVFNVKNSEFEFKKGPIFSNFILIDEINRSPAKTQSALFEVMEERQITMDGTRYILEEPFLVIATQNPIEHEGTYRLPEAQLDRFLFKINVGYPNLEQEIAIIKNQHESKKEDKTEGVNRVITSQQLKNYQHLVKEIIVEAQLMEYIAKIIINTRENQFLYLGASPRASLALLTASKAFAALRGRDFVTPEDIKEASYAVLRHRVIVSPEREMEGLTADEIIRQILEGIEIPR comes from the coding sequence ATGGAAAACTTTGATAACCCTAATATAGAAAACCAAAGCTCTATAGACCTTAATAAACAGGAAGAGCAGTTTCAGTCGAGAATAGATATGATTGAACTTCGTACAAGCCTGGAGAAAGTAAAATCTGAGATCGGAAAAGTAATTGTAGGACAGGAGAAGATGATTGAACATCTTTTGGCAGCATTACTTTCAAACGGCCATGTGCTTATTGAAGGGGTTCCGGGAGTTGCGAAAACAATCACAGCAAAATTATTAGCCAGAACCATTGATGTAGGTTTCAGCAGAATTCAGTTTACTCCGGATCTGATGCCTTCCGATATTTTGGGAACATCTGTATTCAATGTGAAAAATTCAGAATTTGAATTTAAAAAAGGACCTATCTTCTCCAATTTCATCCTGATTGATGAGATCAACAGATCGCCGGCAAAAACGCAATCCGCATTATTTGAAGTAATGGAAGAAAGGCAGATCACCATGGACGGTACCCGTTATATTTTGGAAGAACCTTTCCTTGTTATTGCTACACAAAACCCTATAGAACATGAGGGGACGTACAGACTTCCGGAAGCTCAGCTGGATCGTTTCTTATTCAAAATTAATGTAGGATATCCTAATCTTGAGCAGGAAATAGCAATCATTAAAAATCAGCACGAAAGTAAAAAAGAAGATAAAACAGAAGGGGTAAACCGTGTTATCACATCTCAGCAATTGAAAAATTACCAGCATCTGGTAAAAGAAATCATTGTGGAAGCTCAGCTGATGGAATATATTGCTAAAATTATCATCAATACCAGAGAAAACCAGTTCTTATATCTGGGAGCATCTCCAAGAGCATCACTGGCACTTCTTACAGCATCAAAAGCGTTTGCAGCGTTAAGAGGAAGAGATTTTGTAACTCCTGAAGATATTAAAGAAGCAAGCTACGCTGTTTTAAGACACAGAGTAATCGTTTCTCCGGAAAGAGAAATGGAGGGTCTTACTGCAGATGAAATTATCCGTCAGATTTTAGAAGGAATAGAGATTCCGAGATAG
- a CDS encoding DUF4350 domain-containing protein — MNKTFKTYAAIFIIVMIILALLEVNKKETTDWRKNFDINEKSPFGLFVFNNEAKNLFKNNLKKIEQAPYEYYSQHKKDPHNIVVIENNLDKESWNKILTQVSEGSDAFLMVARMPKEISDSIGYYDSEISFEEENVLKLTDKKYQNDFIKLDKFPSGRGFSFIKPNVEVLGKTVEKKNTDQANFIKVKFGKGYIYAHTEPLFLTNYYLLKPGNTKYAQDVFSYLPDRETLWFVSKKSSTSRFFMRFVLSNPALKYAWWVFLGGFILFIFFNAKRKQRIVPVTEPLRNTSLDFVKSIGNLYLQEGDFHDMMAKKAQYFLNKVRMDLLIDTQNLDEEFAKKLQLKTGKTVEMINEAITLVKKAQDPYASVMKEDLTRINKLLDEIFK, encoded by the coding sequence ATGAATAAAACTTTCAAAACATATGCTGCAATTTTCATCATCGTGATGATTATTCTGGCATTGCTTGAAGTTAACAAAAAAGAAACGACAGACTGGCGCAAGAATTTTGATATCAATGAAAAGTCTCCGTTCGGACTATTTGTTTTTAATAATGAAGCTAAAAATCTTTTTAAAAATAACCTGAAGAAAATTGAGCAGGCACCTTACGAATACTACAGTCAGCATAAAAAGGATCCTCACAATATTGTTGTAATTGAAAATAATCTTGATAAAGAGTCCTGGAATAAAATCCTGACCCAGGTATCTGAAGGCTCGGATGCATTTTTAATGGTAGCTCGTATGCCAAAAGAAATTTCAGACAGTATCGGATATTATGATTCCGAAATCTCTTTTGAAGAGGAAAATGTACTGAAACTTACAGACAAAAAATATCAGAATGATTTTATTAAATTAGATAAATTTCCGTCAGGAAGAGGATTTTCATTCATTAAACCTAACGTTGAAGTCCTTGGAAAAACTGTGGAAAAAAAGAATACTGATCAAGCCAACTTTATCAAAGTGAAGTTTGGGAAAGGATATATTTACGCTCATACAGAACCTCTTTTTCTGACCAATTATTATCTTCTGAAACCTGGGAACACAAAATATGCTCAGGATGTGTTTTCATATCTTCCGGATAGAGAAACCCTTTGGTTTGTATCCAAGAAAAGTTCAACATCACGTTTCTTCATGAGATTTGTATTGTCAAATCCGGCTTTAAAGTATGCGTGGTGGGTGTTTTTGGGTGGATTTATCCTTTTTATTTTCTTTAATGCAAAAAGAAAACAGAGAATAGTACCGGTAACAGAGCCACTAAGGAATACTTCTCTGGATTTTGTAAAAAGTATTGGAAATCTGTATCTTCAGGAAGGTGATTTTCATGATATGATGGCAAAGAAAGCTCAGTATTTTCTGAACAAAGTAAGAATGGATCTGTTGATAGATACCCAGAATTTGGATGAAGAATTTGCAAAAAAACTACAGCTGAAAACCGGGAAAACCGTGGAGATGATTAATGAAGCGATAACGCTTGTAAAAAAAGCTCAGGATCCTTACGCCAGCGTAATGAAGGAAGACCTTACAAGGATCAATAAGCTCCTTGATGAAATATTTAAATAA
- a CDS encoding DUF4129 domain-containing protein yields the protein MNRIFFFLLLFFSLGLVQAQDDNSADEYLGDSLYTTGHYRNMLRADSVLMKNPVSENAVYPKTFKENIPSRYKGNEFDYSVSKPRESFFQKLMRKLNQIIQGIFGETALTKSAEFTTVLIRLFAIILVGFLLYFIIRYVMGKDGNFLFGKKNKKLDINVQELHENIHEINFPESIAKFEMAGDYRSAVRYQFLFILKKLSDKKLINWNPEKTNKDYASELKALHLKNEFSNLSYIFDYVWYGEFSIEEQSYQKFKNQYQAFKP from the coding sequence ATGAATAGAATTTTCTTTTTCTTACTGCTTTTTTTCTCTCTTGGGCTGGTTCAGGCTCAGGACGATAATTCTGCTGATGAATATCTGGGAGACTCTCTGTATACAACCGGGCATTACAGAAATATGCTGCGTGCAGATTCTGTACTGATGAAAAACCCGGTGTCAGAGAATGCAGTGTATCCGAAAACATTCAAAGAAAATATTCCCTCAAGATATAAAGGAAACGAATTTGACTATTCCGTATCAAAGCCAAGAGAATCTTTCTTTCAAAAGTTGATGCGGAAGCTCAATCAGATTATACAGGGAATTTTCGGGGAAACTGCACTGACTAAGTCAGCAGAGTTTACAACAGTCCTCATCCGTCTGTTTGCTATTATTCTTGTAGGATTTCTGCTTTATTTTATCATTAGATATGTCATGGGAAAAGACGGGAACTTTCTTTTTGGCAAAAAGAATAAAAAACTGGATATCAATGTGCAGGAACTCCATGAGAACATCCACGAAATCAATTTCCCTGAAAGTATTGCAAAATTTGAGATGGCGGGAGATTATCGTTCAGCAGTTCGTTACCAATTCCTGTTTATTCTTAAAAAACTGAGTGACAAAAAGCTGATCAACTGGAATCCGGAAAAAACCAATAAAGATTATGCCTCAGAATTGAAAGCTCTCCATCTGAAAAATGAATTTTCTAATCTTTCTTATATCTTTGATTATGTCTGGTATGGAGAATTCAGTATTGAAGAACAGAGCTATCAGAAATTTAAAAATCAGTATCAGGCATTTAAACCCTAA
- a CDS encoding DUF4013 domain-containing protein, with protein sequence MIQFYKKRDFGNFISDSFNFFKLYGKNYFKNYILINGLLLILMVTVVIFGYKELFSQIFGSNLGGETYYFEQYFSDNAGMLITVGLLTFLLFMVLMIVNYLYPVFYLKRIAEGAEKIKADEILNDFKSNAGRIAKLCLGMIFIVTPAILFVVGFSYILIFIIIGLFLILLLYPTIFNFTTFLMYDYFNSDRGFWGSLSYALRSQFSYPNGSEKSPYWKYWGSAFVMFIIIYMITSVFTFIPMIFFYGSLLTSTPDGNFEQNPFTGTAGILFFVLYGISMLLSFFLSNLMYVNAGLMYYDSRTDLHQKVELAEIDTIGINE encoded by the coding sequence ATGATACAATTTTATAAAAAAAGAGATTTTGGAAACTTTATCAGCGATAGTTTTAATTTCTTCAAATTATACGGGAAGAATTATTTTAAGAACTATATTCTGATCAATGGCTTGCTTTTGATCTTAATGGTAACCGTTGTGATCTTCGGATATAAAGAACTCTTTTCGCAGATATTCGGGTCTAATCTTGGTGGAGAAACGTATTATTTTGAACAGTATTTTTCGGATAATGCCGGCATGTTGATTACGGTAGGATTGCTGACTTTTCTGCTTTTCATGGTTTTGATGATTGTCAATTACCTGTATCCCGTTTTTTATTTAAAAAGAATTGCAGAAGGGGCAGAAAAAATAAAAGCTGATGAAATCCTTAATGACTTTAAAAGCAATGCAGGGAGAATAGCGAAACTGTGCCTTGGGATGATCTTTATTGTTACCCCAGCAATTTTATTTGTCGTAGGTTTTTCCTATATTCTCATTTTTATTATTATCGGATTGTTTCTGATACTGCTTCTTTACCCAACGATATTTAATTTTACTACATTTCTGATGTATGATTATTTTAATTCGGACAGAGGTTTCTGGGGAAGTTTGAGCTATGCTTTACGTTCACAGTTTTCTTATCCGAACGGTAGTGAGAAATCACCGTACTGGAAATATTGGGGATCGGCATTTGTGATGTTTATTATTATCTATATGATAACATCTGTATTCACATTTATTCCGATGATATTTTTTTACGGATCACTTCTTACTTCTACACCAGACGGAAATTTTGAGCAAAATCCTTTTACCGGAACTGCGGGAATCCTGTTTTTTGTATTGTACGGAATTTCGATGCTGCTTTCATTTTTTCTTTCAAACCTGATGTATGTGAATGCAGGACTGATGTATTATGACAGCAGAACAGATCTTCACCAGAAAGTAGAACTTGCAGAAATAGACACTATAGGAATCAATGAATAG
- a CDS encoding stage II sporulation protein M — MREVYFIKQNKEKWLGIEQVIQGKIKKNPDDLSSLYINLINDLSFAQTYYPKSNTTVYLNHLSAQIFQKIYKTKRVEENRLVYFFKTEVPLLMYQYRRYLMYAFLFFILFTSIGVLSAIYDKGFVNIILGEGYVNETVENIKNNNAVGVYQSGSTWGSTIGIIFNNIQVGAKLYIYGIAGGVGTLFALLSNSVMLGAFQYFFYDYGALKESARGIWLHGVFEIFAMVVEAMCGLILGASILFPRTFSRFNSFKKGFKDSFKIFLSTIPFTICAGIIEGYVTRHALKMPLFLNLIIILGSLAIIGFYYFVYPSIVNKKTNKHINDTIL, encoded by the coding sequence ATGAGAGAAGTTTATTTCATTAAACAAAATAAAGAAAAATGGTTGGGAATAGAACAGGTTATTCAAGGGAAAATTAAAAAAAATCCTGATGACCTGTCTTCATTGTATATTAACCTGATCAATGATCTTTCTTTTGCCCAGACCTATTATCCGAAAAGTAATACTACAGTTTACCTTAATCATCTATCTGCCCAGATTTTTCAAAAGATTTATAAAACCAAAAGGGTGGAGGAAAACAGGCTGGTTTACTTTTTCAAAACTGAAGTTCCGTTGCTGATGTATCAGTACAGGAGATATCTGATGTATGCTTTTCTGTTTTTCATTTTGTTTACCTCAATAGGAGTACTTTCTGCAATCTATGATAAAGGTTTTGTAAATATTATTCTGGGTGAAGGATATGTGAATGAAACAGTTGAAAATATTAAAAATAATAATGCTGTAGGGGTTTATCAGAGTGGAAGTACCTGGGGAAGTACGATAGGAATTATTTTTAATAATATTCAGGTAGGAGCAAAACTCTATATTTACGGAATTGCAGGAGGCGTGGGGACATTGTTTGCTTTGCTTTCCAACAGTGTGATGCTGGGTGCTTTCCAATACTTTTTCTATGATTACGGAGCATTGAAAGAGAGTGCCAGAGGAATATGGCTTCACGGAGTTTTTGAGATCTTTGCCATGGTGGTGGAAGCGATGTGCGGACTGATCCTGGGAGCTTCTATTTTATTTCCGAGAACGTTTTCAAGGTTTAATTCTTTTAAAAAAGGATTTAAAGATTCATTTAAAATATTTTTAAGTACTATTCCTTTCACCATTTGTGCAGGAATTATAGAAGGTTATGTTACAAGACATGCTTTGAAGATGCCTTTGTTTCTGAATCTGATCATTATTTTGGGATCACTGGCAATTATAGGATTCTACTATTTTGTATATCCATCTATTGTCAACAAAAAAACTAATAAACACATCAATGATACAATTTTATAA